From Bacillus basilensis, a single genomic window includes:
- a CDS encoding GNAT family N-acetyltransferase: protein MIVLETERLVLRWFDIKDAPFILELVNDPAWIQYIGDKRIKNLEDAKKYILNGPVDMYNKMGFGLYLVERKEDLTPLGMCGLIKRDSLEDVDIGFAFLEKFRSKGYGFESASAVIEYGVQKLGLKRIVAITTIDNIYSGKLLEKVGLQFEEILSDSGEDLKLFGYNVH, encoded by the coding sequence TTGATAGTTCTTGAAACTGAACGACTCGTTCTTCGCTGGTTTGATATAAAAGACGCTCCATTTATTCTTGAATTAGTAAACGATCCTGCATGGATTCAGTATATCGGTGATAAAAGAATTAAAAACTTAGAAGATGCAAAAAAATACATCTTAAACGGACCCGTTGATATGTATAATAAAATGGGCTTTGGTCTTTACCTAGTTGAACGAAAAGAAGATCTCACTCCACTTGGTATGTGTGGTCTTATTAAAAGGGATTCATTAGAAGATGTTGATATCGGCTTTGCCTTTTTAGAGAAATTCCGTTCAAAGGGATATGGCTTTGAATCCGCTTCTGCTGTAATCGAATACGGAGTACAAAAACTAGGACTGAAACGAATTGTAGCAATTACAACTATCGATAACATCTATTCAGGAAAGCTTTTAGAAAAAGTAGGATTGCAGTTCGAAGAGATTCTTTCGGACTCAGGAGAAGATCTAAAGTTATTTGGATATAACGTACATTAA
- the hlyIIR gene encoding hemolysin II regulator HlyIIR, translated as MGKSREQTMENILKAAKKKFGERGYEGASIQEIAKEAKVNVAMASYYFNGKENLYYEVFKKYGLANELPNFLEKNQFNPINALKEYLTVFTTHIKENPEIGVLAYEEIIKESARLEKIKPYFIGNFEQLKAILQEGEKQGVFHFFSINHTIHWITSIVLFPKFKKFIDSLGPNETNDTNQEWMPEDLVNRIISALTDKPNM; from the coding sequence ATGGGGAAATCTCGAGAGCAGACGATGGAAAATATTTTGAAGGCTGCTAAGAAAAAATTTGGAGAGCGTGGCTACGAAGGTGCGAGTATACAAGAAATCGCAAAAGAAGCGAAAGTGAATGTCGCTATGGCTTCATACTATTTTAATGGGAAAGAAAACCTGTATTATGAGGTGTTTAAGAAATATGGCCTTGCTAATGAGTTACCTAATTTTCTTGAGAAGAATCAATTTAATCCTATCAATGCTCTTAAAGAATATTTAACAGTCTTTACTACACATATAAAAGAAAATCCTGAAATTGGAGTATTGGCATATGAAGAGATTATTAAGGAAAGTGCAAGATTAGAAAAAATCAAACCCTATTTCATCGGTAATTTTGAACAGTTAAAAGCAATATTACAGGAGGGTGAAAAACAAGGAGTTTTTCATTTTTTCTCCATAAATCATACGATACATTGGATCACTTCTATTGTTTTATTTCCAAAGTTTAAAAAGTTCATTGATTCTTTAGGACCAAATGAAACGAATGATACAAATCAGGAATGGATGCCAGAAGACTTAGTGAACAGGATTATTTCTGCTTTAACAGATAAGCCTAACATGTAA
- a CDS encoding DUF2871 family protein translates to MKKLYNASFTYLIIGLLSGIFAREYGKYKGIVGSTLLNLLHTHTLVLGFFFFLIALGLAKVFAFHEAKSFNKWFVVHNIALILMLGSLAARGLLQLNGADFKGLTYIVGFSHSLMAVTLIWFMLLIKKSFKM, encoded by the coding sequence ATGAAGAAATTATATAATGCATCGTTTACGTATTTGATTATCGGTTTATTATCAGGGATTTTCGCTAGGGAATATGGAAAGTATAAGGGGATTGTAGGATCTACGTTGTTAAATCTTTTGCATACACATACACTTGTACTTGGCTTTTTCTTCTTTTTAATTGCTTTAGGATTAGCAAAAGTATTCGCGTTTCATGAAGCGAAAAGTTTTAATAAGTGGTTTGTTGTACATAATATCGCATTAATTTTAATGTTAGGTTCATTGGCAGCAAGAGGGCTTCTTCAGTTAAATGGAGCGGACTTTAAAGGGTTAACCTATATTGTTGGGTTTTCTCATTCGTTGATGGCAGTTACTTTAATTTGGTTTATGTTGTTAATAAAGAAGTCGTTTAAAATGTAG
- the hlyII gene encoding hemolysin II HlyII, producing MKKANGIAKSVAVASVIMSGSLGLQATSVFADSKGTVENLQNGGKVYNSFKTTYDMKQNIKNSIKVSFIEDPYADKKIAIVTTDGSNIDAKYTINGGYYNAGLKWPSAYHTEAEITSGDSAQFHKAAPVNTMTSAKVTSEVGYTLGGSVKVGVNDKGPNADASITGSFAWKESVSYDQVDYKTVLETHTDKKLNWKVGFQSFNYPEWGIYNRDSFNTFYGNQLFMKSRSYNEGANNFVSKDTVPALTGYGFSPNVVAVITADKTESTSDLKITNRRISDQYNIEWVSSKWWGTNNKDTYNEFFTNNYKLDWKNHQVTLDNQKALEEQMIGINNVNNKLNKGKGKLSFSINGNQLKATSINAGYGISYEDKNWGIFVNGEKVYTFNEKTTVGNISNDINKLNIKGPYIEIKQI from the coding sequence ATGAAAAAAGCAAATGGAATAGCTAAAAGTGTTGCGGTAGCGTCCGTTATTATGTCTGGATCACTTGGTTTACAAGCAACATCTGTATTTGCGGATTCTAAAGGAACTGTAGAAAATCTTCAAAATGGTGGAAAAGTCTATAATAGTTTTAAAACTACTTATGACATGAAGCAGAATATCAAAAATTCAATAAAGGTTTCTTTTATTGAGGATCCTTACGCAGATAAAAAGATTGCAATTGTTACCACTGATGGTAGTAATATAGATGCTAAATATACAATTAATGGCGGATACTATAACGCAGGTTTAAAATGGCCATCGGCTTATCATACTGAAGCAGAAATAACAAGTGGTGATAGCGCTCAATTCCATAAAGCTGCCCCAGTTAATACAATGACTTCAGCAAAGGTTACTTCCGAGGTTGGGTATACACTTGGTGGAAGTGTTAAAGTTGGGGTAAATGATAAAGGACCCAATGCCGATGCGAGTATTACGGGTAGCTTTGCTTGGAAAGAAAGTGTATCTTACGATCAAGTAGACTATAAAACGGTATTAGAGACTCACACAGATAAAAAATTAAATTGGAAAGTAGGATTCCAATCATTTAATTACCCGGAGTGGGGAATTTATAATCGTGATTCATTTAATACTTTCTACGGTAATCAACTATTTATGAAATCACGTAGTTATAATGAAGGAGCGAATAATTTTGTTTCAAAGGATACAGTACCAGCTTTAACAGGATATGGTTTTTCTCCTAATGTAGTAGCGGTTATTACTGCTGATAAAACAGAATCTACATCAGATTTAAAAATAACAAATCGTAGAATTTCAGATCAGTATAATATTGAATGGGTAAGTTCAAAATGGTGGGGAACAAATAATAAAGATACATATAATGAGTTCTTTACAAACAACTATAAATTGGACTGGAAAAACCATCAAGTTACCCTTGATAACCAAAAAGCCCTTGAAGAACAAATGATTGGTATCAACAACGTGAATAACAAACTTAACAAAGGAAAAGGGAAATTATCTTTTTCAATAAATGGAAACCAACTCAAAGCGACATCTATCAATGCTGGCTATGGTATCAGTTACGAAGATAAAAATTGGGGTATCTTTGTAAATGGTGAAAAGGTCTATACGTTTAATGAAAAAACAACTGTAGGAAATATCTCAAATGACATTAACAAATTAAACATCAAAGGACCTTATATTGAGATTAAACAAATCTAA